CTGCGCCTGCGCCAGATAATTCCCCAAGATCCGGTTCGTGGCGTTGAGCACCGCCAGCGACGCGGAGTGGTAGAGGTTCTCGTTGGCGAGCGCGGCGCCGATCAGCGTGCGGCCGTCCGGGGTGCCGCCGCGCAGGACGGCGACCACCACCTCGGCGTCGAAGGCGCGGAAGCCCTTGATCCCCACCAGATCGAACTCCACCCGCCCACCCAGGATGGCGTGCAGCGAGCGCAGCGTGGCGAGGGCGGCCAGGCGCAGCTCCAGCGGCGCGCCCCCCTCCCCCTCGACGACCTGGCGAAACGACTCGCCCGCCCACTCCAGCTCCACCTCGGCGATCGCGCGGCCGGGGCGGGGCTGCGTGAGGCGTGCGGATACGAAGCGCACGCGGCGCCGCGGCTCGGCCGTGGGGAGGAAGGCGAGCTGCACGTCGGCGCCCACGAAGCCCATGCGCGCAAGGATGCCGCGGGCCAGCGCCTCGATGGGGCCGCCGTCGCCGCGCTCGCAGATCAGGTAGATGGAAGGAGACGATTCGCCGTCGACCACCGCGCGGCGGACGCCGGCCACGGACTCCAGCTCGGCGCGCAGGCGCTCGCGCCCGGCCTCGTCCAGCATGGCTGCGGGCATGGGGGGATTTGAACCGGAAGGAATTGGGAGGTGAGTGGCGAACGTAGCAGCGTTTTGTTGCAGTTGTCAAGCGGCGGACAGAAGTGCGGGGCCCGGAGACGCTCGTCCCCGGGCCCCGCCTGTCACCCTCGAAGGCTCAGAAGCGGAGCAGCGCGCCTGCGCCCTTGAGCTCCTGCACCTCGGCGGCGGCGGCGAAGGCGATCTGCACCCCCTGCCCTTCCGCCATCCGCACCATCTCCTCCACCACGTCCACCCCTTCCAGCGTGGACGAGCCGTCGTACGGGCACGTCTTCAGCTCGCGCGCGAAGACGAAGCCGCACTGGCCGCAGCGCACCCCGTCCTGCCGGTGGTCGCTGGCCAGGACGAGCGTGTCCACCTTGCCTTCCTGGAGCGCGGTCAGCGTCCCCTGGAACCCTGCGGTGGCCAGGTAGTCGTGCGCCACGCGGTCCTTGAGCTGCTCGACCACCTCGCGGTTGTGGCGCTCCAGGTCGGCGCGCAGGAGGGGCTCCAGCTTCTCCATCACCCCGGCGGCGGGCTCGTCCACCCACATGTTGCCGGTGTGGACCACGCGCTGGAGGATGGAGTCGGAGAGGAACTCGCGGAACTTGGCCGTGTTCTCCTCGGTCCCCAGCAGCACCAGGTCCTGCGGGTGGTAGCGCTCCACGAACTCCTCCACCTCGGCGGCGAAGTCCTTGAAGAAGTGCCGCATCTCCTCCGCCTTGCGGCGCTGGAGGCGCGACTGCGAGTAGCCTCCCGCCTTGACGTGGCTGGGGATTGGGAGCGGGTCGCCGTGGAGCTCGATCTCGTCCAGCAGCGAGCCCAGGTACACGCTCAGGATGCGCACGTGCTCCCGGTCCAGCAGGATGACGCCGTAGTGGTGGTAGCTCTCCAGCACCTGCGCCAGCGGTCCGACGACGGGACGCTCGCTCACCACCATGCGGTTCTGCACGGGGACGGGAAACTGCATCGCCTCGAAGTAGTCGCCGCCGACCTCGGCGTAGATCACCACGCCGCGGTTCGACTGGTCGAAGTCGTCCGCGATCCACGTGCGGATGCGCGCCGCCAGCTCGTCCACCGCCGCGCCTTCACGCTGGATCAGCTCGGGCTCGATCTCCTCGAGCTGGGCGCGCTTCTGGCTGAGGAAGACGTCCCACTGACGCTTGTTGTTGTGGTTGACCGACATGTCGAGGAAGAGCGAGATCACGGGGCGACCGCCCGGCTCGCGGGAGATGAGCCTCTCGAGGTCTTGCTTGGTAATCATACCATCCTGTGTTGAAGGAGGCGGAATCGGCCGCAGGTCCGCCCTGCGCGGCGAGCGTGCGGCTCGGTGCAAAAGAGGAGCCAGTGCCCCCCCGCTTGACGCCTCTGCTACCTTCCGGTGCCCCCGCGGTGTACCGGGGCGCGCGGTGCCGCCGGGCTCCGCCCATCTGACTGGAGGATAACGAGATGACCGACCTGGACTACCGGGCGTTCTGGGACGAGGGATGGACCTGGGCCGACTACCTGGGCAACGAAGTGCGCGAGCACCGCGACCTCTGGCTCGCGGTCGACAGCCGCGCCGTGGTCCCCGCCTGGGCCGCCGATGAGGCCGCCGCGATCGGCGACGGCTGGAAGCTGCTGGTGATATCGGAGGACTGGTGCGGCGACGCTTCCAACACCGTCCCCGTGATCGCCAAGCTGACCACGATCGCGCCGGGCCTCGAGCTGCGCGTGGTGAAGCGCGACGAGCACCCCACGCTGATGGACCGCCACCTCACCAACGGCGCGCGCTCGATCCCCCTCGCCGTGGTGCTGGACCGCGACTTCCGCCCGGTCGGCCAGTGGGGCCCTCGCCCCTCGGAGCTGCAGGAGATGGTGCTGCGGGAGAAGAAGGCCGCCCTGCGCCCCCTCTCCGAAATCTACCGCGACGTCCGCCGCTGGTACGCCCGCGACCGAGGCGAGAGCACCCTGCGCGAGATCCTCGCGGTGGTGAAGCAGGCCGCCTGACGAACAACGGCCTCACGCGGAGACGCGGAGCCGCGGGAAAGAACCGCACGCCCGTGCCTGTCACTCGCACCTGTCATCCTGAGTGACGCGCCGCCCCGATCCCGACCGTTCACCGCCCTTCGGCGCGGAACGAAGGATCTACTGCGCGTTTCGCGGCGCCGGGGGCGACACGCCTTCCTACGCGGCTCACGCAGGGAAAAGCCAGAGGCACGGAGAGATGTTCTTCTCCGTGCCTCTGTTTCTCTGTGCAGCCCAACCATCCCGGTGCATCGCCAAGCACAGCGCCGGGTCGAGCACGGGCAGCCACGTGGGGCTGCCCCTACGGACATCGGTGCGCGCGGCGGCGGTCGAGGCGCGGCGAGGTCGACGGGAATCGGTGCGCGCGGCGGTAGTCGAGGCGCGGCGAGGGTGGGCAGACACGCGCGTCAACGAACATCGGTTCGCCTGGCGGTGGTGGAGGCGCGGCGAGGGTACGCAGACACGCAGGTCCACGGACATCGGTGCGCGTTGGCGGTGGTCGAGGCGCGGCGAGGGTGGGCGCGATAAATCGCGCCCCTACGACGGATGCGGACCGGGAGTCCGCGGAGGCGGACTTTGTGCTGTTGTTGCCGCGAGTTTACTCGCCCGGTCTGAGGGGGCCTCAATCCCCTGCACCCACCTCCTCCATGTCCGAGGCGAGGCGGGCGAGCTCGGGGGCGAAGCCGAGGGCGCGGTAGATCTCGCCGGCGGCGTCCAAGTAGGCGCGGGCCTCGGAGGGGCGGTTGCAGCGCGCGTGCAGGACGCCGTAGTCGTGCAGGATCGCCGCTTCGCTCTTGTGCGGCAGGCCGCGCTCGCGGCACACCCGCAGCGCCTGCTCGTAGAACACGAAACCCTCCTCGTCCCGCTGCGCGCGGGCGACGGAGCCGAGCAGAAGGTACACGTCCACCAGGTCCGGCACGAAGCGGTTGAGGATCGCGATCTCCTCGGCGCGGCGGGCCTCGTCCTGCGCTTCCAGGAGGCGGTCCTGCGGTACGAGGGCGCCGCCCAGGTTCACCCGCAGCGTCACCTCCCAGTCCGGACCCGGTCCGCGCGCCAGCGCCTCGCGGAAGACCTCCTCCGCCGCCAGCGCCTCGCCGCACTCCACCAGCAGGAGGCCGCGGTTGTTGAGCCAGTACAGGAGCGGGTCCTCGGCGCCGGAGGCTTCGATCCGCTCGCGGGCGCGGTCCAGCAGGCGCTCGGCCAGGGGGAGCTTCCCCTCCAGCATCGCCAGCACGGAGAGGTTGGTGTAGAAGGGCCACTCCACCGAGGGGTCGTCCAGCCGGCGGGCGATCTCCAGCCCGCGCTCGAACCAGGCGCGGGCCTCGGGACGCTCGCCGCGGTCGTCGCACACGTTGCCCAGGCCCTGGCAGGCGACGGACTGGCCCGTGTCGTCGCCCTGGGCCACGCTCAGCCGGTGGCTGCGCTGGTACCACTCCCACGCCTCGTCCAGCCGCCCCGCCGCGCGCGAGCTGCGCCCCAGGCGGCGCAGCGCCAGGATCTCGGGGTCCTTGTCCCGCAGGTCGCGCGACACCTCCAGGGCGAGCGTGTAGATCTGCTGCGCCTGCTCCAGCCTGCGCTCCCCCTCCTCCACCTCGCCGGCGCGCACCAGCGCGCGCGCCGCCCCCGCCGCGTCCCCCTCGCCCTGCAGACGGACCGCGTCGATCACGAGGGCGAAGAGGCGCTCCATCCGCTCCTGCGCGCGGGTGACGACGGCGGGCACCAGCGCCGCCAGGCGGTCCGCGTCCAGCACCCGCTTCCCCACCGTGGAGTACTCCGCCGAGCGCGCCCAGAGCTTCTCCCGGTCCGTGTGCGACGCGCCGATGAGGGCGTCGCTCAGGGGGAGAAACTCATCGCCGAGTGGAACGAGCGCGAGCGCGCGCTCCACCAGCAATTGCGTGGCGGGCCGGGACACTTTGACCTGTGGGGTGGAAGGGGCCGGCGGTCAGCCGCCGGCCATGACGTACTTGCCCGCGTACGCCGAGAAGTGCGGCGTCTGGCCGGAGAGCACCGTGCCCAGCACGTTGACGCTGCCGCCCAGCGAGGTCCACCCGCCGTTCTCCCAGCGCGCCACCTCGATGGGGCTGCCGTTCAGCGAGACGCCGGTGAGGGGAAAGCGGAGCGTGACCGGGGTGTTGAACTGGATGCCGTGCGGACCGAACTCCGCCATCACCCGCTTGGCGAGCGCCGGATCGGTGGGGAGGTCGATGGTCACCACCGTGTCGGCCGGGAGCGCGCCGGCGGGGATGTCGACGCGGAAGCCGTTCAGCTCCACGAAGCCGCCGTCGGCCGCGCTGATCCGCTTCTCGGCGTGACGCGCCCCGGCAAGGTTCGGGAGCGACGAGAAGTGGAGGAGCGTGGTGACGTCGGCGGCACCCAGCAGGCGGCCGGCGTCCGGAGTGGGCGCGAGCGGGGAGTTCTCGGTGCAGCCGGCGAGCAGAAGCAACGAAGCGAGCGCGGCGCTGAGGGAGCGTCGAAGGGTCACGGACGGTTCCTTTCCGGAGTGAGCGAGAGTTCCGGCTGGCACAGATAGCACGTGCCGTGCCCGCGCCGCGCAACGCCGAAATCGCGGAAATCTCCAGCGTTCACGCGGCGAATCGGCCACGAGGCGCCGTGTGCGTGCGGAGGGCGCTGCACCAAAACGGGGCAGCTTCACTAATCCAGGGAAGCGGATCCCTCCAGCCCGTACTCCCGCACCTTGCGCGTGAGGGTGTTGCGGTGGACGCCCAGCACCTCCGACGCGCGCCCCATGTGCCCGCCCACGCGCCGCAGCACCTCGCGGATGTGCAGCCGCTCCACCGAGGCCAGGTCGAGGTCCGGAGAGTAGCCGGCCAGCGGGGAGCCGTCCGCCTCGGCGGGGGCGGCGGCGTTGAGCTGGTCGGTGGGTAGGTGGTCCGGCAGCAGCACCGAGCCGTGCGACATCAGCACCGCGCGCTCCGTGACGTTGCGCAGCTCGCGGATGTTCCCCGGCCAGTCGTGCTGGTGGAAGCGCTCGAAGACGGAGCGGGCGATGGCGCGGATGGGCCGCCCGTAGTGCGCCGCGTGCCGCGCCACGAAGTGCTGCGTGAGGAGGTCCAGGTCCGGCCCGCGGTCGCGCAGGCGCGGCAGCTCCAGCGTGACCACCGCCAGGCGGAAGTAGAGGTCCTCGCGAAAGGTCCCTTCGGCGATGGCGCTGCGCAGGTTGCGGTGCGTGGCGGCCACCACGCGCACGTCCACCGGGATGCGCTCCTCGCCGCCCACGCGCTCGATCTCGCGCTCCTGCACGGCGCGGAGGATCTTGGCCTGCAGCGCCAGGCTCATGTCGCCGATCTCGTCCAGCAGCAGCGTCCCCCGCTGCGCGCGCTCCCAGCGGCCGATCTTGCGGGCGATGGCGCCGGTGAAGGCGCCCTTTTCGTGGCCGAAGAGCTCCGACTCCAGCAGGTTCTCGGGGATGGCGGCGCAGTTGATGGCGACGAACGGCCCCGCCGCGCGCGCGCTGTTGCGGTGGATGGCGCGCGCCACCAGCTCCTTCCCCGTTCCGCTCTCGCCCAGGATCAGGACGGTGGCGGAGCTCGGCGCCACGCGCCCCACCATGCGGAACACCTCCAGCATCGAGGGGCTCCCGCCGATCGCGGAGTCACCGTCGCCCTCTTCGCCCGCGGCGTCCAGGGGGACCACTTCCTCCGCGTCGGAGACTTCGCGGAGGAGGGCGGCGAGCTCGCGCACGTTGGGTGGCGCGGCCAGCACTCCGAGCACGCCGAGCCGCGACGCCTCCACCATGAGCTGCATGGTGGGGCGCGACGCGGTCAGCACCAGCGCACCCGGCTCCACGCCGCTGGACACCATCCGCTCCACCAGCGCCAGGTCGGCCGCGGGAAAGTCGAGCGAGAGGACGACGGCGCCCCACCCGCCCGCGCGGAGCCGCTCCAGCCCCTCGGAAAGGGTGGCGCAGGGGTGCACGCGCGCGCCCGTGCCCAGCGCCTCGCGCGTGGCCTCGCGCACGGCGTCGCCGGAGGCGGCGAGCGGGTCGATGACGAGAACGGCGGGAGCGGCCACGCGCTCGGGGGCACCTGGGGAGCGGAACGGGGGAACGCCGCAATCTGAGGCGGCGCGGGGGAGTGTGCAACGCTTGCGGGCACACGCGGGGCCGCGTAACCTGTGGCTGCACCCGATTCCCGTACCTCTGGAGAAGACCATGCAGCGAGCCCACCTCCCCGCGCGGCGCCTGGACCGGGCCGGCATGACGCTGATCGAGATCATCGTCGTCATCGTGGTGCTCGGCATCCTGGCGGCGGTGGTCGGCACGCAGGTGTTCGGGCGGGTGGGCGAGAGCCGCACGCAGGCGGCGCGCACGCAGATCGAGCAGTTCGGCATGCAGCTCGACCTCTACCGTCTGGACAACGGCCGCTACCCCTCCACCGAGCAGGGCCTGGCCGCGCTCCGCACGCGCCCCACGACGCCCCCTGAGCCGCGCGCGTGGAAAGGGCCCTACGCCAAAAAGGACATCCCGCCCGATCCCTGGGGCAACCCGTACCAGTACCGCTTTCCCGGCGAGCACGGCGACTACGACCTGGTCTCCCTCGGCGCGGACGGCAAGGAAGGCGGCGAAGGCGAGGACGCGGATCTTGTGAGCTGGAAGTAAGCCCAAATTACTTCTGACTCAACGGCGCGGATGCCCAATGTGGGTGTCCGCGCCGTCTTCGTATTGCCTCACGCGGAGACGCGGAGAC
This region of Longimicrobium sp. genomic DNA includes:
- a CDS encoding thioredoxin family protein — protein: MTDLDYRAFWDEGWTWADYLGNEVREHRDLWLAVDSRAVVPAWAADEAAAIGDGWKLLVISEDWCGDASNTVPVIAKLTTIAPGLELRVVKRDEHPTLMDRHLTNGARSIPLAVVLDRDFRPVGQWGPRPSELQEMVLREKKAALRPLSEIYRDVRRWYARDRGESTLREILAVVKQAA
- the gspG gene encoding type II secretion system major pseudopilin GspG, with protein sequence MQRAHLPARRLDRAGMTLIEIIVVIVVLGILAAVVGTQVFGRVGESRTQAARTQIEQFGMQLDLYRLDNGRYPSTEQGLAALRTRPTTPPEPRAWKGPYAKKDIPPDPWGNPYQYRFPGEHGDYDLVSLGADGKEGGEGEDADLVSWK
- a CDS encoding tetratricopeptide repeat protein — encoded protein: MSRPATQLLVERALALVPLGDEFLPLSDALIGASHTDREKLWARSAEYSTVGKRVLDADRLAALVPAVVTRAQERMERLFALVIDAVRLQGEGDAAGAARALVRAGEVEEGERRLEQAQQIYTLALEVSRDLRDKDPEILALRRLGRSSRAAGRLDEAWEWYQRSHRLSVAQGDDTGQSVACQGLGNVCDDRGERPEARAWFERGLEIARRLDDPSVEWPFYTNLSVLAMLEGKLPLAERLLDRARERIEASGAEDPLLYWLNNRGLLLVECGEALAAEEVFREALARGPGPDWEVTLRVNLGGALVPQDRLLEAQDEARRAEEIAILNRFVPDLVDVYLLLGSVARAQRDEEGFVFYEQALRVCRERGLPHKSEAAILHDYGVLHARCNRPSEARAYLDAAGEIYRALGFAPELARLASDMEEVGAGD
- a CDS encoding VLRF1 family aeRF1-type release factor, translated to MITKQDLERLISREPGGRPVISLFLDMSVNHNNKRQWDVFLSQKRAQLEEIEPELIQREGAAVDELAARIRTWIADDFDQSNRGVVIYAEVGGDYFEAMQFPVPVQNRMVVSERPVVGPLAQVLESYHHYGVILLDREHVRILSVYLGSLLDEIELHGDPLPIPSHVKAGGYSQSRLQRRKAEEMRHFFKDFAAEVEEFVERYHPQDLVLLGTEENTAKFREFLSDSILQRVVHTGNMWVDEPAAGVMEKLEPLLRADLERHNREVVEQLKDRVAHDYLATAGFQGTLTALQEGKVDTLVLASDHRQDGVRCGQCGFVFARELKTCPYDGSSTLEGVDVVEEMVRMAEGQGVQIAFAAAAEVQELKGAGALLRF
- a CDS encoding sigma-54 dependent transcriptional regulator; translated protein: MAAPAVLVIDPLAASGDAVREATREALGTGARVHPCATLSEGLERLRAGGWGAVVLSLDFPAADLALVERMVSSGVEPGALVLTASRPTMQLMVEASRLGVLGVLAAPPNVRELAALLREVSDAEEVVPLDAAGEEGDGDSAIGGSPSMLEVFRMVGRVAPSSATVLILGESGTGKELVARAIHRNSARAAGPFVAINCAAIPENLLESELFGHEKGAFTGAIARKIGRWERAQRGTLLLDEIGDMSLALQAKILRAVQEREIERVGGEERIPVDVRVVAATHRNLRSAIAEGTFREDLYFRLAVVTLELPRLRDRGPDLDLLTQHFVARHAAHYGRPIRAIARSVFERFHQHDWPGNIRELRNVTERAVLMSHGSVLLPDHLPTDQLNAAAPAEADGSPLAGYSPDLDLASVERLHIREVLRRVGGHMGRASEVLGVHRNTLTRKVREYGLEGSASLD